Part of the Streptomyces showdoensis genome, TGACGACTGTAAGTGACTGTACGAGGGTTGTGCATGGAGGAATACAATCGCACGTAGTATAGCAGCGCCATTGCTTCAGCGACACACCGACTGAGCCCCCCCCCCGTGCCCCCCCCCCCCCCCCCCCCCACCCCCCCTCCCCCCCCCCCCCCCCTTACACCCCTCGTTTTTTTTCTGTCCCCTTTGGTGCGCGGATGGTCAGCGGGTGGTGGCTTGTCTGGTTCGGGGGCGCGCGGAGTGGTGCGCCCAAAGGCGCTCGGCGCGCGGGGTGGGTGGCGTCGGTGGCGTATCGGCGTCGTGCGTGTCCGTACGGGCGGTGGACTCCGTGGCGCGCGTTTGCGACGTCGCATCCTGAGGCGCGACGTACGGAGAAGGCGCCCCCGTGACGAGGCCGGCGTCGACGGCTGGGCCCACCCGGAACGGGCGCTCGGCCACGGTGCCCCGGATCGAACGTGCGGCTCAGCTCACCGCAGACCGGACCGGCTCCCTGAGCACCGGTCTCGGGCTCGGCGGCCCCGGCTCGGCCGGTAGCACCCGAACAGGTCGGCTCGCGGCGCCAGGTGCCGGCCCCGGTACGCCGTCGGCAGCCGGGACCCAGCCCTCCGCGGCCCTCCGTCTGGGCCCTCCGACTCAGCCCTATCGTCAGGCCGCGTCGGCGGCAACAGGCGGGCGCCCGCGCATCCCACGCCCGTGGTGCTCTCGCCGGTCAAAGGCGGCTCGTGCGCGGCGTCGGATGCCGCGGCGGGCTCGGTACGGGACAATTATCCGGCGTGTACGAGGACGGTGCACGCCGTTCGCAGCTGGACATTATCTGGTGGCGCGTGTCCGAGCTCCTCACGATCACGAGGTCGCCGCGGTGGCAAGCTGGCGCTCCGTCGCATGTGGTGCGAGCTTCCGCGTGCCGTCGAGGACACAGCATCAGCTCGTGGTCCCCAGTGCTCGTGGAAGTCGCCGTGGCTCGCGCCCGCCTGCGAGGAAGCGGTAGCAGGAGGGACGCGGAGTCCTCACTCGCCGCGTGGCTGCAGGGCCCCAGAGGACGACGAACTCGACGCCCTCGCGGCCGGGCTCGCTCCACGGACTACCAGGGCAGGCTCAAGGGTCTGTGTCGACAGCTCCGTCTGCGACAGGACATCGCGGAAGACGGTGACGTCCGGCACCGGCGCGCGTGACCTCGACGCGCGCCTGGGCGACGACACTGGACGCGGATAGCCGTCGGAGGCCCCAGGCCTGCGGGCCTGTGACGAGCCGTGCGCGCCGATGAGGGAGCCGAACTCCGCCAGGCCGCACGTCGTAGTTGCGCACGGTCAGCGACAGGCCGAGTGCAGCTCGTGCCGGAACGTAACAACAGCGTATGTAGAGGCGAGAGCGCCAGCCGGACCCGGCAGTAGACGACGGTGGCAGCACACACTGGTGCGGCGGGCAAGCGCCCCGTAGGCGCCCTCGCTTTAGCTCCTCGCGGCGATCACCGATCGCGGAAGGCCCACACGAGTCGGGGTGGATGGCAGGCGATGCCAGGGCAGGTGCTCGGCACGGACGTGAGGGCGCTGGCACGCAGCAGCGGACGCCGACGTCCATCTGCTGGGGACAGCAGCCGGCCCGAAATGCGATTAGGGGTGTGCGTCTGCACGTACCGGTACTACCGTTCCAGAGGCATGGCGGACGATCGAGCAGGGATGCGGCGGCGAGTCGTGGTCAGAGGAGCACGTCCTCGCATTTTCTTCTCCGAGACTAGGTCCCGGATCAGACTGCGACATTCGCGCTTACCTCACGATCCCGGCTGCCTGGGTACGGACGCCGTAGCGGGTGAGCGGGCCTGTGTCGGCGCCTCGCGCCCATCAGCCGTCCTTGATGGGCGCGCCGACTCGCCTCCAGACGGTGCGGGCCCGCCGGCGCTTCCTGGAGCCCGCTATCGCCCGCAGCTAGCCCCTGCACGCGTGGCCCCGGTAGAGCGCGTGCACACTTGCGGCCAGTAGCCGGCGCCGCCCACCAGTTTCGCGTGTGCGCCTCCACTGTAGAACACGACGGTGTCGTCGGCGCCGATGCCGTGCCGGCCGAGGAGCTCCGCGAAGGCCTCCGGGCCGATGACGTCGCGGCGTACCGGGTCCTGGAGGTCGCCGGTCCAGTCGAGGCGCACGGCGCCGGGGATGCGGCCCTCGCGGCCGCCGCCGTCGTTGCCGCCGTCGGTGATCTCGACCAGGACGAGGCCGGGGACGGTGCCGGCGGGCTGCCGGAGGTGGTCCTGGAGCGCCTCGGTGCTGACGAGGAGGGTGTCTCGGGTCATCGGGTTCACCACCAGTACGTCGGGTATTTGGCGATCACGCCGGCCTTGGAGGCGATCAGGCCGACGAGGACGAGCAGGACGCTGCCGACCGTGAGCAGGACGAGGAAGCGCAGCGGCGCCGGGTCCTGGAGGACGGCGAGGACGGCGGTGGCGGCGGCCGGGGCGTGGATGGCGCGCAGCAGCAGCATCAGGCCGACGCTGAGGCCGGCGGCGACGGCCGCGACCCACAGCGAGTGGCCGAAGAGGGCGACGGCGGCCAGGCCGAGGACGCCGGAGCCGACCTGGCCGAGGAGGACGCCCCGGGGCTGGGCGGGCGGCAGGGCGGGCGTGCTGCAGATGATCATCGCGGTGGCGGCGAGCGGCGCGATCATCAGGAGGTGGCCGGTGGCCTCGCCGAGCGCCACGAGGACGAGCAGCGAGACGACGGTGACGAGGGTGCCGAGGACGGTGGCCTTGGCGCCCGGGAAGGGCGGGGCGCCGCTGCCCGTCCGGGCCGGGGTCGCGTTCTGGGTCTGGGTCATCGTTCGTCTCCTCAGCGGTGCGTGCCGGTGAAGTAGCACTGGGCCTGGCGGTGGACGACCTTGCCGATCCGGTGGCCCATCTCGATGCCGGGCTCGTTGTCGAAGCTCCAGTGCATGCCGCCGTACACCCGGGAGATGCCGGCCTGCCGGGCGGCCTCGCTGAAGGTGGGCCAGGTGAGGACGGTGTCGGTGCGCGGGGTCAGTCCGGGCTCGACGGTGGAGGCGCCGGCCTTGAATCGGTAGGAGTCGCCGAAGGCGTCGGTGCCGGTGAAGCGGCGCAGGAACTCGGCGGCGGCGCCGGAGAAGGTGCTGTGCCCGGAGACGGTGGCCGGGAACGGCGGCACGGCCACGTAGGCCTGCCAGTCGACGCCGTTCATGGTGACGGTGCCCTGACCGGGGCCGCCCCAGGAGCGGACCTGCTCGCCCCGGCGGTCGTACGGGATGAGGGTGGAGGGGCGCGCGAAGTCGTACTGTGCCTTGACCGCCCAGGAGCCGATGGCGGCGTCGCACTCGGCCATGTTGAGGCCGAAGAACAGCTTGGCGTCCTCGTCGACGTCGTGGCCGTCGCGGGCGGAGACGAAGCGGCCCCACATCTGCTGGGCACCGGGCGGGGTGACGTCGTCGTTCAGCCAGAACTCGGCTATGCACTTCTGCTCGTCCGTCAGGTTCGCGCTGATGTCGAGGAGCTCCTCGATCGCGGCGGTCATCCGGACCGAGGGGTACGCGGGCGGCGCGGCGACCGTGAACTGGTCGGGGCGGCTGAGCGCGAAGGGCTTCATGACGGCGAACTGCGGGGTGAGGTAGCGCTGCGTCTTGCCGCCGACGATCAGCGGGCTCCAGTGCTCGGGCGCGACGACGATCGACGGGTCGAAGGCGCCGGCGGTCTGCGGCGGGTTCTTCGGGACGTAGCCGGTGGTGTCGGTGTATGCGGGGGTGCCGAGCTGGTTGGCGCCGTCGGCGTGCCGGTAGTCGAGGACGGCCTGGGCGGTGCGGCGGCCGATCCACGCGGGGCTGTTGCGGCGCGGGTCGGTGAGCGCCGGGTCGTAGCCGAGGCTGCGCAGCATCGAGTCGATGGCGACCTTGTACTCGGGGAAGAGGTCGAGGAGGGCCAGGTGGGCGGCGTAGCTGACGGCCTCGTTCTTGTTGTCGAGGGTGCGCTCGGCGCGGGGGCGGCGCAGCGAGCCGCCGAAGCGGGTGCCGGTGGCGACGCGGTCGTAACAGGACCAGGCGTCGTAGATGCAGTTGTGGATGATCGCGAGGGCGCGGGCGTTGACGGTGGCGGGGCCGAAGCGGTTTCCGGCGGCCTGGTAGCGGCCGAGGATCGCGTCCATGGCGGCCTGGTTCCAGCGCACCACGACGCTGGGCTCGGCGGCGGCTCCGGGGGCCCTGCGGCCGGTGCGGGTCTCCGCCTCGAACCGTGCGACGGGGGCCGCCGCCCAGGCCGTACTGGTCCCCGAGGCGAGCGCGAAGGCGCCGGCCGCGGCGGCGGAGGCGGTGAGCACCCGGCGCCGGGTCAGCGGCGCGCGGGCCGCGGGGGTGGTCGGGGCGGTGGAGACGGGTCGCTGAGACATCCCTGGATTCCTTCGCGTGTGGTGCGGGGCGGGAGCGGCTGGAACTCTCAAACAGAGTTCGAACAAACCTCAGGCTGGCGAGATCTGATCGCGTGGGGCAACGGCCTATCGGCTTCTTCCATCGGAGGCATGCAAGGAGTCGATGGGCGTCGCCCTGGCCTCGGGGAGTGGCTAGCGTGGGTCGACGCCGGGCGCTGCCGGCCCCGTCGACGGGCGACATCGCCGCGCCCCGGCGGACCGGTCCGCCGCGCCGTCGCACCGCGGCACGGACGGGTACGCCGTACCACCGGAGCACGGCACCCGGTCCCGCCCTCCGGAGCGGGGCGCACCACCGGGGGCCGCGCGCGTTGGCCGGTTCCCACCGGTACCGGGGGCCGATCCGCACCCGTGGGGCGGGGCGGCGGCCCGCGGAGCCGGACGAGCGGGCGGTCCGGGCTGTCCCGAGCGGTCCGAAGGGCCCTCACGGCCGACGGGCACGGAGGGCCCCGCGAGCCCTCCCGGCGGGTCCCCGCGGCTCGTGGCGGCCCCCGCCGGATCGCTCCCCTCGCCCGCGCCGCACACCGCACCCCCCGCCCCGCACGCACCTCCGCACCGCCGACCCGGACTCCCGGGTCCACCCCGGTCATCCCGGCCACCCCGGCCGCCCCCGTTCAGGACGGGCGTCGTGGGCCGCCGGCCGCCGGACGCTCCCCGCAGGACGCGCGGCCCCGGCCGGCCCCCGGGCCGTCGGCGCCGTTCGTCCGCCAAGACCTCACCGATCCCGCACCGATCCGTTTGGAGTGGCCGCGCATGACCGTTTCCTCGCAGCTGACCCCGTCCACCCGTACGTCCGTCACCCCGCCTCCCCCGGCGGCGGCCCCCGCCCTCTTCGACCGGCTCGCGCCGCGCCTGCACCGCCTCGGCCTGGGGCTGCTGCGGGTCGGGCTCGGCGGGGTGTTCGTGTGGTTCGGGGTGCTGAAGGCGATCGGGCTCAGCCCGGCGGCGCAGCTCGTCGTCGACGTGATGCCGTTCGACACGGGCGGCTGGTTCGTACCCGCGCTCGGCTGGGCCGAGATCGTCCTCGGCGCGTGGCTGATCACCGGCCGGGCCCAGGCCCTGCTGCTGCCGGCGCTGGGCGGGCACCTGCTCGGGACCTTCGCCGTGCTGCTCGTCACCCCTCGGCTGGCGTTCGACCACGCCAATCCGCTGCTGCTGACGATGGTGGGCGAGTTCGTGGTGAAGAACGTGGTGCTGCTCGCCGCGGCGGTGGTCCTCACGACGCGCCGACGCACCGCCGGCTGAGCGGTCGGGCCCCCCCGGCCACTAGCATCATGGCACTGAGTGTGTTTTGCTGAGGGTACTCAGTGCCAAAGTGCCACAAGCATTGCTAGGGGAGCCCCAGACCATGGCCAAGGACTTCGACCTGTATCGCCCGTCGGAGGAGCACGACATGCTCCGTGAGACGGTCCGTGCGCTGGCGGAGGCGAAGATCGCGCCGTTCGCCGCGGCGGTGGACGAGGAGGGCCGGTTCCCCCAGGAGGCCCTGGACGCGCTGGTCGCGGCCGACCTGCACGCCGTCCACGTCCCCGAGAGCTACGGCGGCGCCGGCGCCGACGCGCTGGCCACCGTGATCGTGATCGAGGAGGTCGCCCGCGCCTGCGGCTCCTCCTCCCTGATCCCCGCGGTCAACAAGCTGGGCTCGCTCCCGGTCATGCTCTCCGGCTCCGAGGAGCTCAAGGCCAGGTACCTCGGCCCGCTCGCCAAGGGCGACGCGATGTTCTCCTACGCCCTGTCCGAGCCCGACGCCGGCTCCGACGCCGCCGGCATGAAGACCCGCGCCGTCCGCGACGGCGACTTCTGGGTCCTCAACGGCGTCAAGCGCTGGATCACCAACGCCGGCGTCTCCGAGTACTACACCGTCATGGCCGTCACCGACCCCGACAAGCGCTCCAAGGGCATCAGCGCCTTCGTCGTCGAGAAGTCCGACGAAGGCGTCTCCTTCGGCGCCCCCGAGAAGAAGCTCGGCATCAAGGGCTCCCCCACCCGCGAGGTCTACCTCGACAACGTCCGCATCCCCGCCGACCGCATGATCGGCGACGAGGGCACCGGCTTCGCCACCGCCATGAAGACCCTCGACCACACCCGCATCACCATCGCCGCCCAGGCCATCGGCATCGCCCAGGGCGCCCTCGACTACGCCAAGGGCTACGTCAAGGAACGCAAGCAGTTCGGCAAGCCCATCGCCGACTTCCAGGGCATCCAGTTCATGCTCGCCGACATGGCCATGAAGCTCGAAGCCGCCCGCCAGCTCACCTACGCCGCCGCCGCCAAGTCCGAACGGCTCGACGGCGACCTCACCTTCTTCGGCGCCGCCGCCAAGTGCTTCGCCTCCGACGTCGCCATGGAGGTCACCACCGACGCCGTCCAGCTCCTCGGCGGCTACGGCTACACCCGCGACTACCCCGTCGAACGCATGATGCGCGACGCCAAGATCACCCAGATCTACGAAGGCACCAACCAGGTCCAGCGCATCGTCATGGCCCGCAACCTCCCGTAACCACCCGCCCGTTGAAAGGAGACAGGCCGTGACCCTGAAGATCGCTGTCTGTGTGAAGTACGTTCCCGACGCCACCGGCGACCGCGGTTTCGCCGACGACCTGACCGTCGACCGCGACGACGTCGACGGGCTGCTCTCGGAGCTCGACGAGTACGCGGTCGAGCAGGCGCTGCGGATCTCGGAGGAGGCCGACGACGCCGAGGTGACCGTCGTGACGGTCGGCCCCGACGACGCCAAGGACGCGCTGCGCAAGGCGCTGTCGATGGGCGCGGACAAGGCCGTGCACGTCAACGACGAGGACATCCACGGCTCGGACGTCATCGGCACCTCCGCGATCCTCGCGAAGGCCCTGGAGAAGACCGGCTTCGACCTGATCGTCTGCGGCATGGCGTCCACGGACGGCACCATGGGCGTGCTGCCGGCGCTGCTCGCCGAGCGGCTGAACCTGCCGCAGGCGACCCTGCTGTCCGAGGTGTCGGTCGAGGACGGCACCGTGAAGGGCCGCCGCGACGGCGACGCCGCCAGCGAGCAGCTGGAGGCCCCGCTGCCGGCCGTCGTCTCGGTCACCGACCAGTCGGGCGAGGCCCGCTACCCCTCCTTCAAGGGGATCATGGCCGCCAAGAAGAAGCCGGTCGAGGAGCTGGACCTGGACGACCTCGGCATCGACGCCGACGAGGTCGGCCTCGCGGGCTCCTGGACCCTGGTCGAGTCGGCGGACGCCCGCCCGGCCCGTACGCAGGGCACGATCGTCACGGACGAGGGCGAGGGCGGCAAGCAGCTCGCCGCGTTCCTCTCCGCCCAGAAGTTCATCTGATCCACCGTCACCCCACCTCAGGAGCAAGGAATCATGGCTGAGATCCTGGTTCTCGTGGACCACGCCGACGGTGCGGTCCGCAAGCCGGCCCTCGAACTGCTGACCCTGGCCCGCCGGATCGGCGAGCCCTCGGCGGTCGTCCTCGGCGCCGGGGAGGCCGCGGCCTCCCTCGCCGCCAAGGCCGCCGAGTACGGCGCGGCCACCGTGTACGTCGCCGACGGCCCCGAGTTCGACGAGCAGCTCGTCGTGCCGAAGGTCGACGCGCTCACCCAGATCGCGAAGGACAAGGGCGTCGCCGCCGTCCTCGTGACCTCCTCCGGCGAGGGCAAGGAGGTCGCGGCGCGCGTGGCGCTGCGCCTGGGCTCGGGCCTGATCACCGACGCGGTGGAGCTGGAGGCCGGCGCGAACGGCCCGGTCGCCACCCAGTCGGTCTTCGCCGCCTCGTACCAGGTGAAGTCGGCCGTCTCGCACGGCGTTCCGGTCATCACCGTCAAGCCGAACTCCGCCGCCCCGGAGACCGCTCCGGCCGCGGGCGCGGTCGAGAACGTCTCCGTCGCCTTCACCGGCAACGCGGCCAGGGTCGTCTCGCGCACCCCGCGGGTCTCCACCGGCCGCCCGGAGCTGACCGAGTCGGCGATCGTGGTCTCCGGCGGCCGCGGCGTCGGCGCGGCCGAGGGCTTCGCGGTCGTGGAGAAGCTGGCGGACTCGCTCGGCGCGGCCGTCGGCGCCTCGCGCGCCGCGGTGGACGCGGGCTGGTACCCGCACTCCAACCAGGTGGGCCAGACCGGCAAGCAGGTCTCCCCGCAGTTGTACGTCGCGGCGGGCATCTCCGGTGCCATCCAGCACCGGGCCGGCATGCAGACCTCGAAGACGATCGTCGCGGTCAACAAGGACGCGGAGGCCCCGATCTTCGACCTGGTCGACTACGGCGTCGTCGGCGACCTGTTCGAGGTGCTGCCGCAGCTGACGGACGAGATCGGCGCGCGCTGACGCCCGACCGGCACCGACCGGCACCGACCGGCACCGACCGGCACCATGCGAAGGGGGCGGGTGGCACTCTGTGCCACCCGCCCCCTTCGCATGCCGTTCAGAACCAGCCGTCCAGCGCGACCTCCTCGCAGAGCCGGACGACCGGCCTGCGTCCCGCGCCGAGGGTTCCGGGGGCGAGCCTGACCCGGACTCCGGGGCGCACGGCGTGCGGCGGTCCGTCGACCCGGCAGCGCACCACGAAGCCCTCGGCCATGTGTACCGGCCAGAGGTCGGCCTCGGCGGCGGTGAAGCCGCGCCGCACCGATATCACGCCTTCCCCCGCGCTGAGTTCGGGGGCGAGGTCGGTCGACCCGCAGGTCGGGCAGAGCAGGCGCTGGAAGGTGGTGGTGTGGCACCAGCGGCAGCGCTGGAAGTGGAGCTCGGGCTCGGCGGCCGATTCCTCGACGAGGACGGCGGTCCCGCTGCGCAGACCCGTGGATCCGGTGTGGAACACGATGCTTCTCCTTGCACTCGGCGGCTCAACCGTGCATGGAGCAAAGGTATGGCACTCAGTGCCAGTAAATAAAGACCTGAGTTCCCTCAATTGACGATACTGAGATCCCCGCGAGTCCCTAGCTTTCCCCCAGGCTCGACTCGACCTCGCGCACCACGCGCCACATCGGGGTGGACCGCTTGGTGATCACCACGACCACGTCGTCGTCGGCCCCGGCCGGTGCCGCGGCGTCCGGGCTCCAGGTCTCCCTGACGAACTCCAGGGCCCGGTCCACCTCGGCCAGCGGGTCGCCCTCGCCGCCCGAGCGCAGCCAGTGGCGCAGCGCGTGGTTGTGCGCGGCGACGACGGCGGCCGCGACCACGTTGGCCCGCAGGGTGCCGTCGCGGCGGTCGGCGAACCGGGTGCGCAGGTAGTCGCCGAGGGTCTTCTCGTACCGCCAGACCACCGACAGCTCGTACGTCCGCAGGCCGGTCACCTCGCGGGTGAGGCGGTAGCGCTGGACGGAGAAGGTGGGGTTCTCGGCGTACATCCGCATGACGAGCCGGGTGGCCTCGCAGACCCGGAC contains:
- a CDS encoding TetR/AcrR family transcriptional regulator — its product is MSTHPAKPSMRDSLVAAAFQLFLERGYEQTTIDDIVKTAGVGRRSFFRYFPSKEDVVFPDHEQSLADMTEFLAASADTDDPLVRVCEATRLVMRMYAENPTFSVQRYRLTREVTGLRTYELSVVWRYEKTLGDYLRTRFADRRDGTLRANVVAAAVVAAHNHALRHWLRSGGEGDPLAEVDRALEFVRETWSPDAAAPAGADDDVVVVITKRSTPMWRVVREVESSLGES
- a CDS encoding acyl-CoA dehydrogenase family protein, whose translation is MAKDFDLYRPSEEHDMLRETVRALAEAKIAPFAAAVDEEGRFPQEALDALVAADLHAVHVPESYGGAGADALATVIVIEEVARACGSSSLIPAVNKLGSLPVMLSGSEELKARYLGPLAKGDAMFSYALSEPDAGSDAAGMKTRAVRDGDFWVLNGVKRWITNAGVSEYYTVMAVTDPDKRSKGISAFVVEKSDEGVSFGAPEKKLGIKGSPTREVYLDNVRIPADRMIGDEGTGFATAMKTLDHTRITIAAQAIGIAQGALDYAKGYVKERKQFGKPIADFQGIQFMLADMAMKLEAARQLTYAAAAKSERLDGDLTFFGAAAKCFASDVAMEVTTDAVQLLGGYGYTRDYPVERMMRDAKITQIYEGTNQVQRIVMARNLP
- a CDS encoding electron transfer flavoprotein subunit alpha/FixB family protein; this translates as MAEILVLVDHADGAVRKPALELLTLARRIGEPSAVVLGAGEAAASLAAKAAEYGAATVYVADGPEFDEQLVVPKVDALTQIAKDKGVAAVLVTSSGEGKEVAARVALRLGSGLITDAVELEAGANGPVATQSVFAASYQVKSAVSHGVPVITVKPNSAAPETAPAAGAVENVSVAFTGNAARVVSRTPRVSTGRPELTESAIVVSGGRGVGAAEGFAVVEKLADSLGAAVGASRAAVDAGWYPHSNQVGQTGKQVSPQLYVAAGISGAIQHRAGMQTSKTIVAVNKDAEAPIFDLVDYGVVGDLFEVLPQLTDEIGAR
- a CDS encoding vanadium-dependent haloperoxidase codes for the protein MSQRPVSTAPTTPAARAPLTRRRVLTASAAAAGAFALASGTSTAWAAAPVARFEAETRTGRRAPGAAAEPSVVVRWNQAAMDAILGRYQAAGNRFGPATVNARALAIIHNCIYDAWSCYDRVATGTRFGGSLRRPRAERTLDNKNEAVSYAAHLALLDLFPEYKVAIDSMLRSLGYDPALTDPRRNSPAWIGRRTAQAVLDYRHADGANQLGTPAYTDTTGYVPKNPPQTAGAFDPSIVVAPEHWSPLIVGGKTQRYLTPQFAVMKPFALSRPDQFTVAAPPAYPSVRMTAAIEELLDISANLTDEQKCIAEFWLNDDVTPPGAQQMWGRFVSARDGHDVDEDAKLFFGLNMAECDAAIGSWAVKAQYDFARPSTLIPYDRRGEQVRSWGGPGQGTVTMNGVDWQAYVAVPPFPATVSGHSTFSGAAAEFLRRFTGTDAFGDSYRFKAGASTVEPGLTPRTDTVLTWPTFSEAARQAGISRVYGGMHWSFDNEPGIEMGHRIGKVVHRQAQCYFTGTHR
- a CDS encoding electron transfer flavoprotein subunit beta/FixA family protein produces the protein MTLKIAVCVKYVPDATGDRGFADDLTVDRDDVDGLLSELDEYAVEQALRISEEADDAEVTVVTVGPDDAKDALRKALSMGADKAVHVNDEDIHGSDVIGTSAILAKALEKTGFDLIVCGMASTDGTMGVLPALLAERLNLPQATLLSEVSVEDGTVKGRRDGDAASEQLEAPLPAVVSVTDQSGEARYPSFKGIMAAKKKPVEELDLDDLGIDADEVGLAGSWTLVESADARPARTQGTIVTDEGEGGKQLAAFLSAQKFI
- a CDS encoding Zn-ribbon domain-containing OB-fold protein codes for the protein MFHTGSTGLRSGTAVLVEESAAEPELHFQRCRWCHTTTFQRLLCPTCGSTDLAPELSAGEGVISVRRGFTAAEADLWPVHMAEGFVVRCRVDGPPHAVRPGVRVRLAPGTLGAGRRPVVRLCEEVALDGWF
- a CDS encoding HPP family protein, giving the protein MTQTQNATPARTGSGAPPFPGAKATVLGTLVTVVSLLVLVALGEATGHLLMIAPLAATAMIICSTPALPPAQPRGVLLGQVGSGVLGLAAVALFGHSLWVAAVAAGLSVGLMLLLRAIHAPAAATAVLAVLQDPAPLRFLVLLTVGSVLLVLVGLIASKAGVIAKYPTYWW